A single window of Planctomycetia bacterium DNA harbors:
- a CDS encoding MBL fold metallo-hydrolase yields MQGIPAFAVAANMLDGDAAPAAPAPVAPAAGHFHPKGKPPSEFTKAVLRQARQSLPFDDTRDFDEQRKGLIAPLKELTVKTEAGDVVWDMTRFQFLDQKDEFDTVHPSMHRIGQLNNNYGLYEVIPGIYQVRGLDLAQTTFVRGKTGWIVFDCLVTAEAMRTAWKLFQEHKGEGLPVTAVVYSHSHGDHWGGVRGVVDEADVRAGKVQILAPRDFMNFSISENVFAGNAMNRRLFYQYGVLLPVSPYGYVTQGLGHAISRGTSGLIAPTRVVEKDIEEIEVDGVRMIFQNTPNTEAPSEMNTYIPEMKALWIAENVCATLHNIYTLRGALVRDALNWSKYINEALYRFGQEAVVMFGAHHWPRWGNDRVQEILRGQRDLYAHFNNQVLHLANQGVTVNQIHNVYDLPKSLQQRWDCRGYHGSVPHNARAVVNRYLGYWDCNPATLIPLSPEDSAPLYVEMMGGAEKILAKARQLHDKGEYLLASEILDKLVHAEPANQPAKDLLADVFEQIGYQQENPGLRNSFLAGAYELRDGVPEGASPKSSGPDVVRAMSTELFLDFLGIRMDSRKAEGMRFTMNLITPDNGEKFVVELENATLTNLPGFLAKKADLTLTINRKDLEQTMTGVKTLEAQIKDGTAKVEGDVSILAKLAATMVDFDPRFEILPGTRGKEKVLHADAYEAVPGKTIPE; encoded by the coding sequence GTGCAAGGCATTCCCGCCTTCGCCGTGGCCGCCAACATGCTCGATGGCGATGCCGCGCCGGCGGCGCCCGCCCCCGTCGCCCCGGCCGCGGGTCACTTCCATCCCAAGGGCAAGCCACCATCCGAATTCACCAAGGCGGTGCTCCGGCAGGCGCGGCAGTCCCTGCCGTTCGACGACACCCGCGACTTCGACGAGCAGCGGAAGGGGCTCATTGCCCCGCTCAAGGAACTCACGGTCAAGACCGAAGCCGGCGACGTCGTCTGGGACATGACGCGGTTCCAGTTCCTGGACCAGAAGGACGAGTTTGACACCGTCCATCCCTCGATGCACCGCATCGGGCAGCTCAACAACAACTACGGCCTCTACGAGGTCATCCCCGGCATCTACCAGGTCCGTGGGCTCGATCTCGCCCAGACGACGTTCGTGCGCGGCAAGACCGGCTGGATCGTGTTCGATTGCCTGGTCACCGCCGAGGCCATGCGGACGGCCTGGAAACTGTTTCAGGAGCACAAGGGGGAGGGGCTGCCCGTGACGGCGGTCGTCTACTCTCACTCGCACGGCGACCACTGGGGCGGCGTCCGCGGCGTGGTGGACGAGGCCGACGTCCGGGCGGGCAAGGTGCAGATCCTCGCCCCCCGCGACTTCATGAACTTCTCGATCTCGGAGAACGTGTTCGCCGGCAACGCGATGAACCGTCGTCTGTTCTATCAATACGGCGTGCTCCTGCCGGTGAGCCCCTATGGCTATGTCACCCAGGGGCTCGGCCACGCCATCTCCCGGGGCACATCCGGCCTGATCGCGCCGACGCGCGTCGTGGAGAAGGACATCGAAGAGATCGAGGTGGACGGCGTGCGGATGATCTTCCAGAACACGCCCAACACCGAGGCTCCCTCGGAGATGAACACCTACATCCCTGAGATGAAGGCCCTCTGGATCGCCGAGAACGTCTGCGCCACGCTCCACAACATCTACACGCTCCGTGGGGCCCTCGTCCGGGACGCGCTCAACTGGTCGAAGTACATCAACGAAGCGCTCTACCGCTTCGGCCAGGAGGCCGTGGTGATGTTTGGTGCCCACCACTGGCCGAGATGGGGCAACGACCGCGTTCAGGAGATTCTCCGCGGGCAGCGGGATCTCTACGCGCACTTCAACAACCAGGTGCTCCACCTGGCCAATCAGGGTGTGACGGTCAATCAGATTCATAACGTCTACGATCTGCCGAAAAGCCTCCAGCAGCGCTGGGACTGCCGCGGCTACCACGGCTCGGTGCCGCACAACGCCCGGGCCGTCGTCAATCGCTACCTCGGCTACTGGGACTGCAATCCAGCCACACTCATCCCCCTCTCTCCCGAGGACTCGGCGCCGCTGTATGTCGAGATGATGGGAGGCGCGGAGAAGATCCTCGCCAAGGCGCGACAGCTACACGACAAGGGCGAATACCTGCTCGCCTCGGAGATCCTCGACAAGCTCGTGCATGCCGAGCCCGCAAACCAGCCGGCCAAGGATCTGCTCGCCGACGTGTTCGAGCAGATCGGCTACCAGCAGGAGAACCCCGGCCTGCGCAACAGTTTTCTGGCAGGCGCCTACGAGCTTCGCGACGGGGTTCCCGAGGGTGCCTCGCCCAAGTCGAGCGGCCCCGACGTGGTCCGAGCGATGAGCACGGAACTGTTCCTCGACTTTCTCGGCATCCGGATGGACAGCCGCAAGGCCGAAGGGATGAGGTTCACGATGAACCTGATCACGCCCGACAACGGTGAGAAGTTCGTGGTGGAGCTCGAGAACGCCACGCTCACGAACCTGCCGGGCTTTCTCGCGAAGAAGGCTGATCTGACCCTCACGATCAATCGCAAGGATCTCGAGCAGACGATGACCGGAGTCAAGACCCTCGAAGCCCAGATCAAGGATGGCACGGCCAAGGTCGAAGGCGAC
- a CDS encoding transcriptional regulator, translated as MKMVKRSVCPVACALDLLGDKWTLLVVRDLACGKMLFKEFSASPERIASNILSDRLDRLVRSGLAESFSPTPATGRSGYRLTPKGKSLLPVLGALRDWGLAHIKGTAARMKPVI; from the coding sequence ATGAAGATGGTGAAGCGTTCGGTATGCCCGGTCGCCTGTGCGCTGGATCTCCTGGGCGACAAGTGGACGCTCCTCGTCGTGCGGGACCTGGCCTGTGGCAAGATGCTCTTCAAGGAGTTCTCCGCATCCCCCGAGCGGATCGCCTCGAACATCCTCTCCGATCGGCTGGACCGCCTCGTCCGCTCTGGATTGGCCGAGTCGTTCAGCCCAACGCCAGCGACTGGTCGGAGCGGCTATCGCCTGACCCCGAAGGGCAAGTCACTGCTGCCGGTCCTCGGAGCGCTACGAGACTGGGGCCTTGCCCACATCAAGGGCACCGCGGCCCGGATGAAGCCCGTCATCTGA
- a CDS encoding UDP-2,3-diacylglucosamine hydrolase, protein MRVRSLFISDVHLGCGFSRAAELFEFLGGYEPDRLYLVGDIIDGWKLRRSFRWNDTASFVVRRILGMLKRGTRVFYVAGNHDEFLRAWCPHDLGGIELADRFVHVTLDGRRLLVIHGDQFDQVTRHARWVYRLGDRAYTLALHANAWTNALRRSLGYPYWSLSAMLKGKVKSAVNFINDFERFVARYTREHGCAGVVCGHIHVPAIRRVEGIDYYNCGDWVEHCTALVEHVDGRIELVGMPGRVRHRQSRGRCEITAPASPQPSTGRSGETWPVGVSSS, encoded by the coding sequence ATGAGGGTCCGCTCGCTGTTCATCTCCGACGTCCACCTGGGCTGCGGATTCTCCCGCGCCGCCGAGCTTTTCGAGTTTCTCGGGGGCTACGAGCCCGACCGCCTGTACCTCGTGGGCGACATCATCGACGGCTGGAAGCTGCGGCGAAGCTTCCGCTGGAACGACACGGCGAGTTTCGTCGTCCGGCGCATCCTGGGCATGCTGAAGCGGGGCACGCGGGTGTTCTACGTCGCGGGCAACCACGACGAGTTCCTCCGCGCGTGGTGCCCGCACGACCTTGGTGGCATCGAGCTGGCCGACCGGTTCGTCCATGTGACCCTCGACGGTCGCCGGCTGCTCGTGATCCACGGCGACCAGTTCGATCAGGTCACCCGGCACGCCCGCTGGGTCTACCGGCTCGGAGACCGCGCCTACACGCTCGCCCTCCATGCCAACGCCTGGACCAACGCCCTGCGGCGGTCCCTCGGCTACCCCTACTGGTCGCTGAGCGCGATGCTCAAGGGCAAGGTGAAGTCGGCCGTGAACTTCATCAACGACTTCGAGCGGTTCGTGGCCCGCTACACTCGCGAGCATGGCTGCGCGGGGGTGGTCTGTGGCCACATCCACGTGCCGGCCATCCGGCGAGTGGAGGGCATCGACTACTACAACTGCGGCGACTGGGTGGAGCACTGCACCGCCCTCGTTGAGCACGTCGATGGCCGGATCGAACTGGTCGGCATGCCGGGGCGTGTCAGGCATCGGCAGAGCCGTGGCCGGTGCGAGATCACGGCTCCGGCGTCGCCGCAGCCATCGACGGGCCGCAGTGGCGAGACTTGGCCGGTCGGCGTGAGTTCTTCGTGA